A section of the Streptomyces sp. NBC_01591 genome encodes:
- a CDS encoding DUF397 domain-containing protein, giving the protein MTTHEPAGARWFRSSYSNDQGGQCVEGARLDGHRMAVRDSKDPGQGACVFPAVAWSAFVDEVKSGDTVA; this is encoded by the coding sequence ATGACCACTCACGAGCCCGCCGGTGCCCGCTGGTTCAGGTCCAGTTACAGCAACGACCAGGGCGGTCAATGCGTCGAGGGCGCCCGGCTCGACGGGCACCGGATGGCCGTTCGCGACTCCAAGGACCCAGGACAGGGCGCTTGTGTCTTTCCTGCCGTTGCCTGGTCGGCGTTCGTCGATGAGGTCAAGTCCGGCGACACCGTTGCCTGA
- a CDS encoding helix-turn-helix domain-containing protein, protein MITDVESATPALCRLQLGRELRQLRQAAGLTSTQVVRTLICSPSKLTRLETGENAVVETADVMALCEIYGAAPEKRALLLGYAAVTKTKKDWWQSPEHRPAIAPTFKAYLGLEATAAALHNYEGEFVPGLLQTDDYVRTIHRRAHERLSADEIDRLVAVRMTRQEALRRELAPLRFAAVINEAVLHRRVGGPAVMRAQIEHLAEVAELPSVRVQIIPFKAGAHPGMNGAFTLLRFDDAQSIAYLENLGGASVTRRRADVALYEEAFNDLQILAVGPEESFGMIREAIKEH, encoded by the coding sequence ATGATCACGGATGTGGAGTCGGCGACGCCCGCACTCTGCCGTCTTCAGTTAGGTCGCGAACTCCGACAGCTCCGGCAGGCAGCCGGGCTCACTTCGACCCAGGTCGTCCGCACCTTGATCTGTAGCCCGTCGAAGCTGACGCGGCTGGAGACAGGCGAGAACGCGGTGGTGGAGACCGCAGACGTGATGGCGCTCTGCGAGATCTACGGGGCGGCTCCTGAGAAGCGTGCCCTGCTGCTCGGGTACGCCGCTGTCACCAAGACCAAGAAGGACTGGTGGCAGTCGCCCGAGCACAGGCCGGCCATCGCGCCCACGTTCAAGGCGTACTTGGGGCTGGAGGCCACGGCTGCGGCTCTGCACAACTACGAGGGCGAGTTCGTCCCCGGTCTTCTCCAGACCGATGACTACGTGCGCACCATCCACCGGCGCGCACACGAGAGACTTTCCGCCGACGAGATCGATCGACTCGTCGCGGTCCGGATGACGCGACAGGAGGCGCTCCGCCGCGAGCTGGCGCCGCTCAGGTTTGCGGCAGTCATCAACGAGGCGGTTCTCCACCGCCGGGTCGGTGGTCCGGCCGTCATGCGTGCGCAGATAGAGCATCTGGCGGAGGTGGCCGAGCTGCCCTCGGTGCGGGTGCAGATCATCCCCTTCAAGGCGGGCGCACACCCTGGAATGAATGGCGCCTTCACGTTGCTCCGGTTCGACGATGCGCAGTCCATCGCCTACCTGGAGAATCTCGGCGGGGCGTCGGTCACGCGGAGGCGCGCTGATGTGGCCCTGTACGAAGAGGCGTTCAACGACCTCCAGATTCTTGCCGTGGGGCCAGAGGAATCTTTCGGCATGATCAGAGAAGCGATCAAGGAGCATTGA
- a CDS encoding class I SAM-dependent methyltransferase produces the protein MPAESAVEPSPEILAAFQAAKGFMPVGEGLALYAAAAEAAALGLPILEVGTYCGRSTILLADVARAAGVTALTVDHHRGSEEQQPGWEYHDPTVVDPEVGRMDTLPTFRRTLHAAGLEDHVVALVGRSPQVAAVWGGQLGFVFIDGGHTDEHANGDYEGWAPHVAEGGLLVIHDVFPDPAHGGQAPYRVCLRALESGAFTEVSVTDSLRVLRRTGAGTEI, from the coding sequence GTGCCCGCCGAGTCCGCCGTCGAGCCGTCGCCCGAGATTCTCGCCGCCTTCCAGGCCGCCAAGGGCTTCATGCCGGTGGGCGAAGGACTCGCGCTGTACGCGGCCGCCGCCGAGGCCGCCGCGCTGGGGCTGCCGATCCTGGAGGTCGGCACTTACTGCGGGCGGTCCACGATCCTGCTCGCCGACGTGGCGCGGGCGGCCGGCGTGACGGCCCTCACCGTCGACCACCACCGGGGCAGCGAGGAGCAGCAGCCGGGCTGGGAGTACCACGACCCGACCGTGGTGGACCCGGAGGTCGGCCGGATGGACACGCTGCCGACCTTCCGCAGGACCCTGCACGCGGCGGGCCTGGAGGACCACGTCGTGGCGCTGGTCGGACGGTCGCCGCAGGTCGCGGCGGTCTGGGGCGGGCAGCTCGGCTTCGTCTTCATCGACGGCGGTCACACCGACGAGCACGCGAACGGTGACTACGAGGGCTGGGCGCCGCATGTCGCCGAGGGCGGGCTGCTGGTGATCCACGATGTGTTCCCGGACCCCGCGCACGGCGGCCAGGCCCCGTACCGCGTCTGTCTGCGGGCGTTGGAGTCCGGTGCGTTCACCGAGGTCTCGGTGACGGATTCGCTGCGGGTGCTGCGGCGGACGGGGGCGGGGACGGAGATCTGA
- a CDS encoding N-acetylmuramoyl-L-alanine amidase, whose translation MPYDESVPPTRRRRSLLAATVFVAVCLTAAGCGAGDDSAGAPARPGPSGSAAATSPSPSKSAPAPKKPSASPTPSASRSKPAGGNSGPLSGKTVVIDPGHNPNNHLHTREINRQVDIGTTHKECDTTGTSTNAGYAEARFTLDVSHRLRTLLQAQGAKVVLTYDNDRPFGPCVDERARIGNEARADAVVSVHADGSAVGNRGFHVILPGPVRGGAADTSKIVEPSRDLGTRIAGLFVRATGSAPSNYVGGNTGLDIRKDLGGLNLSTVPKVFIECGNMRDPKDAALLTSAGWRQKAAQGIADGISSFLNG comes from the coding sequence GTGCCGTACGACGAGAGTGTTCCCCCCACCCGGCGCCGCCGGTCCCTGCTCGCCGCCACCGTGTTCGTCGCCGTGTGCCTGACCGCCGCGGGCTGCGGCGCCGGCGACGACAGTGCCGGCGCACCGGCCCGGCCCGGCCCGAGCGGCAGTGCCGCCGCCACGTCACCGTCGCCTTCGAAGAGCGCTCCGGCGCCGAAGAAGCCGTCCGCCTCCCCCACCCCGTCCGCCTCCCGCTCCAAGCCCGCGGGCGGCAACTCCGGCCCACTGTCCGGGAAGACCGTCGTCATCGACCCCGGGCACAACCCGAACAACCACCTGCACACCCGCGAGATCAACCGCCAGGTGGACATCGGCACCACGCACAAGGAGTGCGACACCACCGGGACCTCGACCAATGCCGGATACGCCGAGGCCCGGTTCACCCTCGATGTGTCGCACCGGCTGCGCACGCTCCTCCAGGCACAGGGCGCGAAGGTCGTGCTGACGTACGACAACGACCGCCCGTTCGGGCCGTGCGTGGACGAGCGGGCCCGGATCGGCAACGAGGCGCGGGCCGACGCGGTGGTTTCGGTGCACGCGGACGGCTCCGCGGTCGGCAACCGCGGTTTCCATGTGATCCTCCCCGGGCCGGTACGGGGCGGGGCGGCGGACACCTCGAAGATCGTCGAGCCGTCGCGCGACCTCGGCACCCGGATCGCGGGGCTTTTCGTCCGCGCTACCGGAAGTGCGCCTTCCAATTACGTCGGTGGCAATACCGGATTGGACATCCGCAAGGACCTGGGCGGACTGAATTTGTCGACCGTGCCCAAAGTGTTCATCGAATGCGGCAATATGCGTGATCCGAAGGACGCCGCCCTGCTCACCAGCGCGGGCTGGCGCCAGAAGGCGGCGCAGGGCATTGCCGATGGCATCAGCAGCTTCCTCAACGGGTAG
- a CDS encoding DUF5336 domain-containing protein, translating to MNIRSLTRGDGVVIGAAVVLFIASFLDLFGFDCPAGINCSNYDAPNAWDALGVLMSIFLAGIIGAALVVVGRAMPARKVVGFDLGQFGAAFCVFALWAAFWTTIDANDTGAGMILGLLASIVLAGGAVATPLVPALKAPLVSAPRPQAVQPPYGGQPQPGQGYGYPGAQQPSYGGQPGQQQPYGAQPQPGQPEPQPQAQTQQAPAAGAPAGDFTPFWFAVPVARPLYGEDGSPSPIAELAPGTWYLAVEQRGPSLVAQTQDGRRGVLQDTTGIQRG from the coding sequence GTGAATATCCGCTCCCTCACTCGAGGCGACGGCGTGGTGATCGGAGCAGCGGTCGTGCTGTTCATCGCCTCTTTCCTCGACCTCTTCGGCTTCGACTGCCCCGCGGGCATCAACTGCTCCAACTACGACGCCCCGAACGCCTGGGACGCGCTCGGTGTTCTGATGAGCATCTTCCTCGCCGGAATCATCGGTGCGGCGCTGGTCGTTGTCGGCCGCGCCATGCCGGCCCGCAAGGTCGTCGGTTTCGACCTCGGTCAATTCGGAGCCGCCTTCTGCGTCTTCGCACTGTGGGCGGCCTTCTGGACGACCATCGACGCCAACGACACGGGCGCCGGAATGATCCTCGGCCTGCTCGCCTCGATCGTGCTCGCGGGCGGCGCGGTCGCCACCCCGCTGGTCCCCGCACTCAAGGCCCCGCTGGTGAGCGCCCCGCGTCCGCAGGCCGTGCAGCCGCCGTACGGCGGTCAGCCGCAGCCCGGCCAGGGATACGGCTACCCGGGCGCCCAGCAGCCGTCGTACGGCGGCCAGCCGGGTCAGCAGCAGCCGTACGGTGCACAGCCGCAGCCCGGTCAGCCGGAGCCGCAGCCCCAGGCGCAGACCCAGCAGGCTCCCGCCGCAGGTGCGCCGGCCGGTGACTTCACGCCGTTCTGGTTCGCGGTGCCGGTGGCCCGCCCGCTGTACGGGGAGGACGGTTCGCCGTCGCCGATCGCCGAACTGGCGCCCGGCACCTGGTACCTCGCGGTGGAGCAGCGCGGTCCAAGCCTGGTCGCCCAGACCCAGGACGGCCGTCGCGGTGTGCTCCAGGACACCACGGGCATCCAGCGCGGCTGA
- a CDS encoding LLM class F420-dependent oxidoreductase gives MRLGLALGYWGRGPNPAHLELAGEAEALGYASVWTAEAWGSDAFTPLTWIAAHTSRIRLGTGIAQMAARTPTATAMHALTLDHLSGGRMMLGLGLSGPQVVEGWYGRPFPRSPLTATREYVDVIRQVLRREAPVELDGRFHSHPYNGPDATGLGKPLKPITHPLRSRLPVLLGAEGPKNIAQTTRIADGWLPLYWSPMRTDVYEASLTGLPGGFMIAPMARARVCDDVAEGLLPVKAMLGFYIGGMGHAARNFHADLMARMGFEEEARRIQRLFLEGRKEEAVLAVPDAFADEISLVGPRERIAERLELWRKGPVTDLLVTAPDPHTLRVLAELN, from the coding sequence ATGCGGCTCGGACTCGCGCTCGGATACTGGGGCCGCGGCCCGAATCCCGCCCATCTGGAGCTGGCCGGGGAGGCCGAGGCGCTGGGGTACGCGTCGGTGTGGACGGCGGAGGCCTGGGGGTCGGACGCGTTCACCCCGCTGACCTGGATCGCCGCGCACACCTCCCGGATCCGGCTGGGCACCGGCATCGCGCAGATGGCGGCGCGCACCCCGACCGCGACCGCCATGCACGCCCTCACCCTCGACCATCTCTCCGGCGGCCGGATGATGCTCGGCCTCGGGCTCTCCGGGCCGCAGGTGGTGGAGGGCTGGTACGGGCGGCCGTTCCCGCGGAGCCCGCTGACCGCGACCCGGGAGTACGTCGACGTCATCCGCCAAGTGCTCCGCCGCGAGGCGCCTGTCGAGCTGGACGGCCGGTTCCACTCCCACCCGTACAACGGTCCGGACGCCACCGGTCTGGGCAAGCCGCTGAAGCCGATCACCCATCCGCTGCGGTCGCGGCTGCCCGTGCTGCTCGGGGCGGAGGGGCCGAAGAACATCGCGCAGACGACACGGATCGCCGACGGCTGGCTGCCGCTGTACTGGTCGCCGATGCGCACCGATGTGTACGAGGCCTCGCTCACCGGCCTCCCCGGCGGATTCATGATCGCGCCGATGGCCCGTGCGCGGGTCTGTGACGATGTCGCCGAGGGGCTGCTGCCGGTGAAGGCGATGCTCGGCTTCTACATCGGGGGGATGGGCCACGCGGCCCGTAACTTCCACGCCGATCTGATGGCGCGGATGGGTTTCGAGGAGGAGGCGCGGCGGATCCAGCGGCTGTTCCTCGAAGGGCGCAAGGAGGAGGCGGTGCTGGCGGTGCCGGACGCGTTCGCGGACGAGATCTCGCTCGTCGGTCCGCGCGAACGCATCGCGGAGCGGCTGGAGTTGTGGCGCAAGGGACCGGTCACCGATCTGCTGGTGACGGCACCGGACCCGCACACCCTGCGGGTGCTCGCGGAGCTCAACTAG
- a CDS encoding VOC family protein, producing MTATSVRGIDHIGVTVPDLETATFFLVRAFGAEVLYDALRRQDGPNGGRDVERRLGVPAGTQQLAIRMLALPGGGPGIELCEFEGPRREPPALPCDFGWQHVALYADDLDAAVRDCVAAGASLLAEPQPLPGPEAGEHNRFAYLRTPWGSTLQLLTYPDPQPWQRTTPRRSARPAQGGTDTWPTDPARPGTRPGPS from the coding sequence ATGACGGCGACAAGCGTGCGAGGCATCGACCACATCGGGGTCACGGTCCCCGATCTGGAGACCGCGACCTTCTTCCTCGTGAGGGCCTTCGGCGCCGAGGTGCTCTACGACGCCCTGCGCCGCCAGGACGGGCCGAACGGCGGACGGGACGTCGAGCGGCGGCTCGGCGTTCCGGCGGGCACCCAGCAGCTGGCGATCAGGATGCTGGCGCTCCCCGGCGGCGGTCCGGGCATCGAGCTGTGCGAGTTCGAGGGCCCCCGCCGTGAACCCCCGGCGCTGCCCTGCGACTTCGGCTGGCAGCATGTGGCGCTGTACGCCGACGACCTGGACGCGGCCGTACGGGACTGCGTGGCCGCGGGCGCCTCGCTGCTCGCCGAGCCGCAGCCGTTGCCGGGCCCGGAGGCGGGGGAGCACAACCGGTTCGCGTATCTGCGCACCCCATGGGGCAGCACCCTGCAACTCCTGACCTACCCCGACCCCCAGCCCTGGCAGCGCACCACGCCACGACGGAGCGCCCGCCCCGCGCAGGGCGGCACCGATACCTGGCCGACCGACCCGGCCCGGCCAGGGACCCGGCCAGGCCCTAGTTGA
- a CDS encoding PHP domain-containing protein, whose amino-acid sequence MEPVRALKRIAFLLERGRADTYRVRAFRAAADAVAAMADGEAGRRAAAGSLESVQGIGPKTAQVIREALAGEVPGYLERLEEEAAARPAEGGEELLALQRGDCHLHSDWSDGGSPIEEMGRTAAELGHEWAALTDHSPRLTVANGLSPDRLRRQLAEVAELNARWAPFRLLTGIECDILPDGSLDQEEELLEQLDVVVVSAHSELRMDPAPMTRRLIAAVRHPRANILGHCTGRLLADRNRPESRFDADEVFAACAEAGTAVEINSRPERLDPPRRLLSRAVAAGTLFAIDTDAHAPGQLDWQINGCARAEECRVPAERVVTTWPAEDLLAWSREGTTPERARFGVDGAVGAAPGQER is encoded by the coding sequence ATGGAGCCAGTCCGCGCCCTGAAACGGATCGCCTTCCTGCTGGAACGCGGCAGGGCCGACACCTACCGCGTGCGGGCCTTCCGTGCTGCCGCCGACGCGGTGGCCGCGATGGCGGACGGTGAGGCCGGGCGGCGGGCGGCGGCCGGTTCGCTGGAGTCGGTCCAGGGCATCGGGCCGAAGACCGCGCAGGTGATCCGGGAGGCGCTGGCCGGGGAGGTGCCCGGCTATCTGGAACGGCTGGAGGAGGAGGCCGCGGCCCGGCCCGCCGAGGGCGGCGAGGAGCTCCTCGCGCTCCAGCGCGGCGACTGCCATCTGCACTCCGACTGGTCGGACGGCGGCAGCCCGATCGAGGAGATGGGCCGCACCGCGGCGGAGCTCGGCCACGAATGGGCGGCCCTCACCGACCACTCGCCCCGGCTGACCGTCGCGAACGGGCTCTCCCCGGACCGGCTGCGCCGGCAGCTGGCGGAGGTCGCCGAGCTCAACGCCCGGTGGGCGCCGTTCCGGCTGCTCACCGGCATCGAGTGCGACATCCTCCCCGACGGCTCCCTCGACCAGGAGGAGGAGCTGCTGGAACAGCTGGACGTCGTGGTGGTCTCCGCCCATTCCGAGCTGCGGATGGACCCGGCCCCGATGACCAGACGCCTGATCGCGGCCGTCCGCCATCCCCGGGCGAACATCCTCGGGCACTGCACGGGGCGGCTGCTCGCGGACCGGAATCGTCCGGAGTCCCGGTTCGACGCGGACGAGGTCTTCGCCGCGTGCGCGGAGGCCGGTACCGCGGTGGAGATCAACAGCCGGCCGGAACGGCTCGACCCGCCCCGCCGGCTGCTGAGCCGCGCCGTCGCGGCGGGCACCCTCTTCGCCATCGACACCGACGCCCACGCGCCCGGACAGCTGGACTGGCAGATCAACGGCTGCGCCCGCGCCGAGGAGTGCCGGGTCCCGGCGGAACGCGTCGTCACCACGTGGCCGGCCGAGGATCTCCTGGCCTGGTCGCGCGAGGGCACGACCCCGGAGCGGGCCCGCTTCGGGGTGGACGGGGCCGTCGGCGCAGCCCCGGGACAGGAGCGGTGA
- a CDS encoding maleylpyruvate isomerase family mycothiol-dependent enzyme, which translates to MSRLPHDLYCDEIIARTDALRNTIRGADLGATVPTCPDWTLRELAVHIGGAHRWVGEIVRTRATEEVPDERVPEFTPGSDDPAVLDAWLAEGAARTVEALRAEGPDEKVWSWAWERSTGFWARRMAHETIVHHADAALTARTGYEVAPELAADTIEEWLEIVAFVRAAGDKEAAGLTGAGRSIHLHATDVPGAEWLIEFGEDGFAWRRAHEKATVALRGPLTDVMLVFNRRLAADSDRVEVLGDAELLDFWLERAAFG; encoded by the coding sequence ATGAGCCGACTTCCGCATGACCTCTACTGTGACGAAATCATCGCCCGCACCGACGCGTTGAGGAACACGATCCGCGGCGCCGACCTCGGCGCGACCGTCCCGACCTGCCCCGACTGGACCCTGCGCGAGCTCGCCGTCCACATCGGCGGAGCCCATCGCTGGGTCGGCGAGATCGTACGCACCCGGGCCACCGAGGAGGTCCCGGACGAGCGGGTACCGGAGTTCACTCCCGGGAGCGACGACCCCGCCGTGCTCGACGCCTGGCTGGCGGAGGGCGCGGCCCGGACCGTCGAGGCGCTGCGGGCCGAGGGCCCGGACGAGAAGGTGTGGTCCTGGGCCTGGGAGCGGAGCACGGGCTTCTGGGCGCGCCGGATGGCGCACGAGACGATCGTCCACCACGCCGACGCGGCGCTCACCGCGCGGACCGGGTACGAGGTGGCGCCGGAGCTGGCCGCCGACACGATCGAGGAGTGGCTGGAGATCGTCGCCTTCGTGCGGGCCGCGGGCGACAAGGAGGCCGCCGGGCTGACCGGGGCCGGGCGCTCCATCCATCTGCACGCCACGGACGTGCCCGGCGCCGAATGGCTGATCGAGTTCGGCGAGGACGGCTTCGCCTGGCGACGCGCCCACGAGAAGGCCACCGTCGCACTGCGCGGCCCGCTCACCGACGTCATGCTGGTCTTCAACCGGCGCCTGGCGGCGGACAGCGACCGGGTCGAGGTGCTCGGTGACGCGGAGCTGCTGGACTTCTGGCTGGAGCGCGCCGCGTTCGGCTGA
- a CDS encoding prenyltransferase/squalene oxidase repeat-containing protein — MTVPEQTEHLVLPGVLTAEQAAETVAALLAVQREDGALPWFRGHHLDPWDHTEAAMALDAAGEHAAAERAYDWLARHQNEDGSWYAAYHDGDPDRPTDRSLETNFCAYVAVGVWHHYLATGDDAFVDRMWPTVFAAVEFVLRLQQPGGQIGWKREADGTPVDDALLTGCSSIHQALRCALAIAERREEPQPDWELATGALSHAIRNHPERFLDKSRYSMDWYYPVLGGALTGAAAKERMEESWDRFVVPGLGVRCVLPNPWVTGGESCELALALWVMGESDRALEILQSIQHLRAEGGMYWTGYVFEGDRAFWPQELTTWTAGSLLLAVAALGGDEATTAVFGGEHLPRGLEPDCCS; from the coding sequence GTGACCGTTCCCGAGCAGACCGAGCACCTCGTACTGCCCGGAGTCCTCACCGCCGAGCAGGCCGCCGAGACCGTCGCCGCACTCCTCGCCGTGCAGCGCGAGGACGGCGCCCTGCCCTGGTTCCGCGGCCACCACCTCGACCCCTGGGACCACACCGAGGCCGCCATGGCCCTCGACGCGGCGGGCGAGCACGCCGCCGCGGAGCGCGCGTACGACTGGCTGGCCCGGCATCAGAACGAGGACGGCTCCTGGTACGCCGCGTACCACGACGGGGACCCGGACCGGCCGACCGACCGCTCGCTGGAGACCAACTTCTGCGCGTACGTGGCCGTCGGCGTCTGGCACCACTACCTCGCCACCGGCGACGACGCCTTCGTCGACCGGATGTGGCCGACCGTCTTCGCCGCCGTCGAATTCGTCCTGCGGCTCCAGCAGCCCGGCGGTCAGATCGGCTGGAAGCGCGAAGCCGACGGAACCCCCGTCGACGACGCGCTGCTGACCGGCTGCTCCTCCATCCACCAGGCGCTGCGCTGCGCGCTCGCCATCGCCGAACGGCGCGAAGAGCCGCAGCCCGACTGGGAGTTGGCGACGGGTGCGCTGAGCCATGCGATCCGCAACCACCCGGAACGCTTCCTGGACAAGAGCCGCTACTCGATGGACTGGTACTACCCGGTCCTCGGTGGCGCGCTGACCGGAGCGGCCGCCAAGGAGCGGATGGAGGAGAGCTGGGACCGCTTCGTGGTCCCCGGCCTCGGGGTGCGCTGCGTGCTGCCCAACCCGTGGGTGACCGGCGGCGAGAGCTGCGAACTCGCCCTGGCGCTCTGGGTGATGGGCGAGTCCGACCGGGCGCTGGAGATCCTCCAGTCCATCCAGCATCTGCGCGCCGAGGGCGGCATGTACTGGACGGGGTACGTCTTCGAGGGCGACCGGGCCTTCTGGCCCCAGGAGCTCACCACCTGGACGGCCGGATCGCTGCTGCTCGCCGTGGCCGCGCTCGGCGGCGACGAGGCGACCACGGCGGTCTTCGGCGGCGAACACCTGCCGCGCGGACTGGAGCCGGACTGCTGTAGCTAG
- a CDS encoding class I SAM-dependent methyltransferase gives MLTVDFTRFPLAAGDRVLDLGCGAGRHAFECYRRGAQVVALDQNGEEIREVAKWFAAMKEAGEAPEGATATAMEGDALNLPFPDESFDVVIISEVMEHIPDDKGVLAEMVRVLRPGGRIAITVPRYGPEKVCWTLSDAYHEVEGGHIRIYKADELLGKIRGAGLKPYGTHHAHALHSPYWWLKCAFGVGRDGKDAALPVRAYHKLLVWDIMKKPMATRVAEQLLNPVVGKSFVAYATKPHLPVAAAEDLTEAEA, from the coding sequence GTGCTGACCGTGGACTTCACCCGCTTCCCGCTCGCCGCAGGTGACCGAGTGCTCGACCTGGGCTGCGGCGCCGGACGCCACGCCTTCGAGTGCTACCGGCGCGGCGCCCAGGTCGTGGCCCTCGACCAGAACGGCGAGGAGATCCGCGAGGTCGCGAAGTGGTTCGCCGCGATGAAGGAGGCCGGTGAGGCCCCGGAGGGCGCCACGGCCACCGCGATGGAGGGCGACGCGCTCAACCTGCCGTTCCCCGACGAGTCCTTCGACGTCGTGATCATCTCCGAGGTCATGGAGCACATCCCCGACGACAAGGGCGTCCTCGCCGAGATGGTCCGGGTCCTCAGGCCCGGCGGCCGGATCGCGATCACCGTGCCGCGGTACGGCCCCGAGAAGGTCTGCTGGACGCTCTCCGACGCCTACCACGAGGTCGAGGGCGGCCACATCCGCATCTACAAGGCCGACGAACTGCTCGGCAAGATCCGCGGCGCCGGCCTCAAGCCGTACGGCACCCACCACGCCCACGCCCTGCACTCGCCGTACTGGTGGCTCAAGTGCGCATTCGGAGTGGGCCGCGACGGCAAGGACGCAGCGCTGCCGGTCCGCGCGTACCACAAGCTGCTGGTCTGGGACATCATGAAGAAGCCGATGGCGACCCGGGTCGCCGAGCAGCTGCTCAACCCGGTCGTCGGCAAGAGCTTCGTGGCGTACGCGACCAAGCCGCACCTGCCCGTGGCCGCCGCCGAGGACCTCACCGAGGCCGAGGCGTGA
- a CDS encoding glycosyltransferase family 4 protein, translating into MTAEAIESGPRTGSDTSGTADERPLRIALLTYKGNPFCGGQGVYVRHLARELARLGHSVEVIGAQPYPVLDEGVPLTELPSLDLYRQPDPFRTPKRGEYRDWIDAAEVATMWTGGFPEPLTFSLRARRHLAARRGEFDVIHDNQTLGYGLLADLGAPLVTTIHHPITVDRQLDLDAAESRRRRASVRRWYGFTRMQKRVARRLPSVLTVSGSSKQEIVDHLGVRQDRIHVVHIGADTDLWSPDPSVAEVPGRIVTTSSADVPLKGLVHLVEALAKLRTGNPKAHLVVVGKRAEDGPVAQAIERHGLQDAVEFVKGISDAELVDLVRGAQIACVPSLYEGFSLPAAEAMATGTPLVATTGGAIPEVAGPDGETCLAVPPADAGALADALARLLADPELRARLGAAGRDRVLSRFTWKQAAIGTAALYREAIAARSGATRPGGRR; encoded by the coding sequence GTGACCGCTGAGGCCATAGAGTCGGGCCCCCGCACGGGCAGCGACACGTCCGGCACCGCCGACGAACGTCCGTTGCGCATCGCACTCCTCACCTACAAGGGCAACCCCTTCTGCGGCGGCCAGGGTGTCTACGTACGCCACCTCGCCCGCGAGCTCGCCCGCCTCGGCCACAGCGTCGAGGTGATCGGCGCCCAGCCCTATCCGGTGCTCGACGAGGGCGTCCCGCTCACCGAGCTGCCGAGCCTGGACCTCTACCGCCAGCCCGACCCGTTCCGCACCCCCAAGCGCGGCGAGTACCGGGACTGGATCGACGCCGCCGAGGTCGCCACCATGTGGACCGGCGGCTTCCCGGAACCGCTCACCTTCAGCCTGCGCGCCCGACGCCATCTCGCCGCCCGCCGCGGCGAGTTCGACGTCATCCACGACAACCAGACCCTCGGCTACGGGCTGCTCGCGGACCTCGGCGCCCCGCTCGTCACCACGATCCACCACCCCATCACCGTCGACCGGCAGCTGGACCTGGACGCCGCCGAGAGCCGCCGCCGGCGCGCCTCCGTACGCCGCTGGTACGGCTTCACCCGCATGCAGAAGCGGGTCGCGCGCCGGCTGCCGTCGGTGCTCACCGTCTCCGGCTCCTCCAAGCAGGAGATAGTCGACCACCTCGGGGTGCGCCAGGACCGCATCCACGTCGTGCACATCGGCGCGGACACCGATCTCTGGTCGCCCGACCCCTCGGTCGCCGAGGTGCCCGGCAGGATCGTCACCACCTCCAGCGCCGACGTTCCGCTGAAGGGCCTCGTCCACCTCGTCGAGGCGCTCGCCAAGCTCCGTACCGGGAACCCGAAGGCGCACCTCGTGGTCGTCGGCAAGCGGGCCGAGGACGGACCGGTCGCCCAGGCCATCGAGCGGCACGGACTCCAGGACGCCGTCGAGTTCGTCAAGGGCATCAGCGACGCCGAACTCGTCGACCTGGTGCGCGGCGCCCAGATCGCCTGCGTCCCCTCGCTGTACGAAGGCTTCTCGCTGCCCGCCGCCGAGGCCATGGCCACCGGCACCCCCCTGGTCGCCACCACCGGTGGCGCGATCCCCGAGGTCGCGGGCCCGGACGGCGAGACCTGCCTGGCCGTCCCGCCCGCCGACGCCGGGGCACTGGCCGACGCGCTCGCCCGGCTGCTCGCCGACCCGGAGCTGCGGGCCCGGCTCGGTGCCGCGGGCCGTGACCGGGTGCTCTCCCGCTTCACCTGGAAGCAGGCCGCCATCGGCACCGCCGCGCTCTACCGCGAGGCGATCGCCGCCCGGTCCGGCGCCACGCGCCCCGGCGGCCGTCGTTGA